In the Colletotrichum lupini chromosome 1, complete sequence genome, one interval contains:
- a CDS encoding RNA polymerase Rpb1: protein MNISQPVSSSVETVEFTFLTEEEIRAISVKRIENDSTFDNLLNPVPGGLYDPALGSWGDALCATCNLNQSSCPGHAGHIELPVPVYHPVFLDQVLRLLRSQCVYCKGFRMRHREINRYSCKLRLLQYGLLHEAHLVDAIGEELKGLALPGVPTDYESEAEEEGTSTVDNIIGAREVYVRQSLKSHRLNLGEVRKGKHEGAIEMRRELIKDFLTQITKSKRCDNCGGISPTYRKDRFVKIFEKALSEKDMGQMAQKNLHLKDSMATAAHQRKSKRGNTDTDEGIADVDTNSSSEENDVDMRDAHDDDLEKEEAESRVHAVRQTPGQQRYLSAMEVRARLRELFDKEQDIMSLVYNSKPVTKKAAKVSADMFFIRTILVPPNKFRPEARTGDSQISEAQQNSLYKMIMRNCGSIARIHQSVGGTDQYGRARDINDLHQVWTELQESVNSLIDKSKNPVQGAAAKRNEDGIKQKLEKKEGLFRKNMMGKRVNFAARSVISPDPNIETNEIGVPPVFARKLTYPEPVTSHNFKDLQQAVINGVDKWPGAAAIEYENGQIVNLRSKSADDRQSLANQLLTPTNAQLSGMKGKKVYRHLTNGDVVLMNRQPTLHKPSIMGHRVRVLPGEKTIRMHYANCNTYNADFDGDEMNMHFPQNEVARAEALQIADTDHQYLSGTAGKPLRGLIQDHLSVSVALCNKDTFFDRDSYQQLIYSALRPESGHILGERIELLPPAVIKPRPRWTGKQVISTILKNIKPPNGEGLWMSGKCQVKGEQWGKGHLEEGSVLFQDGQFLTGILDKAHLGPSSGGLVHSIHEVYGPAVAGKLLSAMGRLLTRYLNMRAFTCGMDDLRLTSEGEQARKEALKAAKDVGLQVAAKYVSLEDKAPTSTDRELLTRLEEVMRDDTKQEGLDLLMNQSGGVVSSAVTAACLPVGLVKQFPKNQMQSMTTSGAKGSQVNANLISCNLGQQVLEGRRVPLMVSGKSLPCFKPFETNVRAGGYIVQRFLTGIRPQEYYFHHMAGREGLIDTAVKTSRSGYLQRCIIKGMEGLTVTYDSTVRDADGTLVQFLYGEDGLDPTKQKYLTDFSFILRNVGSESAQLNFSNGFREQFAGTKDEILKHMKSAIKHAKLDSPGAKDPIISLVNPARVAFATSESFYEKMTKYIKDNKDGLIRDKSSGPSGLVDAPAVSKKSAELVFAAKYMRSLVEAGEGVGIVAGQSVGEPSTQMTLNTFHLAGHSAKNVTLGIPRLREILMTASRSISTPAMTLLLHPELSAAEGEVFAKSISVLPLAHVLDTVTVNERIGKGINASLAKLYDVRLNFFPAVEYTKAYAIDPSDVMDTIEKRFLDHLLRMMAKEIKKRSSDSTSATPEVGVKSGVVEMVSGNSEARPTNNDDDDDEEDGDGDATSAKNRANRDEAVSYGPNDDEDDAIQRQMERENTEEEDEGFEGSPLPSGDQDGSEDEDDGDKDMDSEDGGWRAERVKQLYAPVTKFNYDSAGEWCEFTLEFTADTPKVLMLNIVQAAVKKSVVQQIPGVGSCTFTADHKITNAAGKDVTVSAIYTSGCNLEAMQKYGDFINPNQITTNDIGAVLDVYGVEACRNNIVSELAGVFGGHGISVDNRHLNLIADYMTRNGDYTPFNRNGLRGNVSPFTKMSFETTLAFLKDAVLDGDWDDLKTPSGRIVMGRLGKIGTGAFDVLTALPTHHMSSNIE, encoded by the exons ATGAACATCTCTCAACCCGTTTCGTCGTCTGTCGAGACGGTCGAATTCACATTCCTCACCGAGGAAGAAATCAGAGCAATCTCGGTCAAGCGCATTGAGAACGACAGCACATTCGACAACCTTCTGAACCCCGTTCCTGGTGGTCTCTATGATCCTGCTCTTGGATCATGGGGCGATGCTCT CTGTGCAACCTGTAACTTGAACCAGTCTTCATGCCCGGGCCACGCCGGCCACATCGAGCTCCCCGTGCCGGTATACCATCCTGTATTTCTTGACCAGGTTCTCCGTCTTCTGAGGTCGCAATGCGTCTACTGCAAAGGTTTCCGCATGCGCCATCGCGAAATCAATCGATACTCCTGCAAACTTCGATTGCTGCAATATGGCCTCTTGCACGAGGCTCACTTGGTTGATGCTATTGGAGAAGAGCTTAAGGGCCTTGCACTCCCGGGTGTGCCCACGGATTACGAGAGCGAGGCAGAAGAAGAGGGCACCTCCACGGTCGACAACATTATTGGGGCCCGAGAGGTATACGTTCGCCAATCTCTCAAATCACACAGGCTCAATCTGGGCGAGGTCAGGAAGGGCAAGCACGAAGGTGCTATCGAAATGAGGAGAGAGCTCATCAAGGACTTCCTGACACAAATCACCAAGTCCAAACGATGCGACAACTGTGGCGGTATATCGCCTACCTACCGAAAGGACCGCTTTGTCAAGATATTCGAAAAGGCCCTTAGCGAGAAGGATATGGGTCAAATGGCACAGAAAAACCTACACCTCAAGGACTCCATGGCGACAGCAGCTCACCAGCGCAAGTCGAAGCGCGGCAACACCGACACCGACGAAGGTATTGCCGACGTTGATACAAACTCATCGAGCGAGGAAAACGACGTTGACATGCGTGATGCTCATGACGACGACctcgagaaggaggaggcagAGTCTAGAGTTCATGCCGTCCGTCAAACCCCCGGTCAGCAGCGATACCTTAGTGCAATGGAAGTTCGCGCACGTCTGAGGGAGTTATTCGACAAGGAACAAGACATTATGTCCCTCGTCTACAACTCGAAGCCAGTGACCAAGAAGGCAGCTAAAGTGTCTGCCGACATGTTCTTCATCCGAACCATCCTTGTTCCCCCCAACAAGTTCCGACCCGAAGCTCGAACTGGCGATTCTCAGATTTCTGAGGCCCAGCAGAATTCCCTCTACAAGATGATCATGCGAAACTGCGGTAGCATTGCGAGAATACACCAAAGCGTGGGTGGCACAGACCAGTACGGGAGAGCAAGAGACATCAACGATTTGCACCAAGTATGGACGGAATTGCAAGAGTCTGTCAACTCTCTGATCGACAAGAGCAAAAACCCCGTCCAAGGCGCAGCTGCGAAAAGGAACGAAGATGGCATCAAGCAGAAGCTGGAGAAAAAAGAGGGCCTTTTCCGAAAGAACATGATGGGAAAGCGAGTCAACTTCGCTGCCCGCAGCGTCATTTCCCCCGACCCTAATATCGAGACCAACGAGATTGGTGTGCCTCCCGTTTTTGCACGCAAACTTACATACCCCGAGCCCGTCACGAGCCACAACTTCAAAGATCTGCAGCAAGCCGTTATAAATGGTGTCGACAAGTGGCCCGGCGCGGCTGCTATTGAGTACGAGAACGGACAAATCGTCAACCTTCGATCCAAGTCTGCAGATGACCGCCAGTCTCTTGCCAACCAGCTCCTCACGCCGACCAACGCCCAGTTGAGTGGCATGAAAGGCAAGAAGGTTTACCGACATTTGACGAACGGCGATGTTGTTTTGATGAACCGTCAGCCGACACTTCACAAGCCGTCAATCATGGGTCACCGAGTTCGCGTGTTGCCAGGAGAGAAAACAATCCGAATGCACTACGCCAATTGTAATACGTACAATGCTGATTTCGACGGCGACGAGATGAACATGCACTTCCCCCAGAACGAGGTTGCCAGAGCTGAGGCTCTTCAGATCGCCGACACAGACCATCAATATCTGTCTGGCACGGCAGGCAAGCCTCTCCGTGGTTTGATTCAGGACCATCTTTCGGTCTCTGTTGCTCTTTGCAACAAGGATACCTTCTTCGACCGAGACTCATACCAGCAGCTCATCTACTCCGCCCTCCGTCCAGAGAGTGGTCATATCCTTGGCGAGAGAATTGAGCTCCTTCCTCCGGCAGTCATCAAGCCAAGACCTAGATGGACAGGAAAGCAGGTCATCAGCACGATCTTGAAGAACATCAAGCCACCAAATGGAGAAGGGCTCTGGATGTCTGGAAAGTGTCAAGTCAAGGGCGAGCAATGGGGCAAAGGTCATCTGGAAGAGGGCTCAGTTTTGTTCCAGGACGGACAGTTCCTCACTGGTATTCTTGACAAAGCCCACCTGGGTCCTAGTTCAGGCGGTCTGGTCCATTCCATTCATGAAGTCTATGGGCCTGCTGTTGCGGGCAAGTTGCTCAGTGCCATGGGCCGCCTCCTCACTCGCTACCTTAACATGAGGGCCTTTACTTGCGGCATGGACGATTTGCGGCTCACATCGGAAGGTGAGCAGGCTCGAAAGGAGGCATTGAAGGCAGCGAAGGACGTCGGACTCCAAGTTGCAGCCAAATACGTTTCACTGGAGGACAAGGCACCAACGAGCACAGACCGGGAACTGCTCACTCGCCTGGAGGAGGTCATGCGCGACGACACTAAGCAAGAAGGTCTCGATCTGCTTATGAACCAGAGCGGTGGCGTCGTTTCGAGCGCGGTTACAGCAGCTTGCCTTCCCGTCGGTCTGGTGAAGCAGTTCCCCAAAAACCAGATGCAGTCTATGACAACCTCTGGTGCCAAGGGTAGTCAGGTCAACGCTAACCTCATTTCATGCAACTTGGGACAACAAGTTCTTGAGGGCAGAAGAGTCCCTTTGATGGTTAGCGGAAAGTCTCTACCCTGTTTCAAGCCATTCGAGACGAATGTTCGTGCAGGAGGCTACATTGTTCAGCGATTCTTGACTGGTATCCGACCGCAAGAATACTACTTCCATCATATGGCTGGTCGCGAAGGTCTTATCGATACAGCTGTCAAGACGTCTCGCTCTGGTTACCTGCAAAGATGCATTATCAAGGGTATGGAGGGACTTACAGTGACATATGACTCGACGGTGCGAGATGCCGACGGCACCCTCGTACAATTCCTCTATGGCGAGGACGGTCTCGACCCGACTAAGCAGAAGTACCTGACCGACTTCAGCTTCATCCTCCGCAATGTTGGTTCCGAGTCGGCCCAGCTTAATTTTAGTAATGGCTTCAGGGAACAATTTGCCGGCACCAAGGACGAGATTCTCAAGCATATGAAGAGTGCTATCAAGCACGCAAAGCTTGATAGTCCCGGGGCCAAGGATCCCATTATTTCCCTAGTCAACCCTGCGAGAGTAGCATTTGCGACATCCGAATCCTTCTACGAGAAAATGACAAAGTATATCAAAGACAACAAGGATGGTCTCATCCGCGACAAGTCAAGTGGCCCGTCTGGCCTGGTGGATGCACCCGCTGTCAGCAAAAAGTCGGCAGAGCTTGTTTTCGCCGCCAAGTACATGCGATCACTCGTTGAGGCTGGCGAGGGTGTCGGCATTGTTGCTGGCCAGAGTGTGGGAGAGCCTTCGACACAGATGACCCTCAACACATTCCATTTGGCAGGTCATTCCGCAAAGAACGTTACGCTCGGTATTCCACGTCTCCGTGAGATCCTCATGACGGCAAGCCGATCTATCTCAACGCCGGCCATGACACTACTTCTCCATCCTGAGTTGTCCGCAGCCGAGGGAGAGGTGTTTGCAAAGTCAATTAGCGTTTTGCCTCTTGCTCATGTGCTTGACACGGTAACCGTCAACGAGCGCATTGGAAAGGGCATCAATGCTTCATTGGCCAAGCTGTACGACGTAAGGCTCAACTTCTTCCCTGCTGTGGAGTACACCAAAGCCTACGCCATCGATCCCTCTGATGTCATGGATACTATCGAGAAGCGATTCCTGGATCACCTCTTGAGGATGATGGCCAAGGAAATCAAGAAGCGCAGCAGCGATTCCACCTCGGCTACGCCTGAAGTTGGTGTCAAGTCTGGTGTAGTAGAGATGGTCAGTGGCAACAGTGAGGCGAGACCTACCAACAacgacgatgatgacgacgaggaggatgGCGACGGTGACGCCACGAGTGCCAAGAACAGGGCAAATCGGGACGAGGCTGTATCATATGGTCCGAATGATGATGAGGACGACGCGATTCAGCGACAGATGGAACGGGAAAATACCGAGGAAGAAGATGAAGGGTTCGAGGGTAGCCCACTGCCGTCAGGCGACCAGGACGGCTCAGAGGACGAAGATGACGGGGACAAAGACATGGATAGTGAGGATGGTGGCTGGAGAGCCGAGCGAGTGAAGCAACTCTATGCTCCCGTCACCAAGTTCAACTACGACAGCGCAGGAGAGTGGTGCGAGTTCACTCTTGAGTTCACGGCAGATACCCCCAAGGTATTGATGCTCAACATCGTGCAGGCGGCGGTCAAGAAGTCAGTCGTTCAGCAAATTCCTGGCGTTGGCTCTTGCACCTTCACGGCCGACCACAAGATCACAAACGCCGCTGGCAAGGATGTGACAGTGTCCGCCATCTACACATCGGGTTGCAACCTCGAGGCTATGCAGAAGTACGGTGACTTCATCAACCCGAACCAGATCACAACCAACGACATTGGCGCTGTTCTAGACGTGTACGGAGTGGAGGCATGCCGAAACAACATCGTGTCTGAATTGGCCGGCGTCTTCGGCGGTCACGGTATCAGTGTTGACAACAGACACTTGAACCTCATTGCTGACTACATGACGCGCAATGGTGACTACACGCCGTTCAACCGCAATGGTCTGCGTGGCAATGTTAGTCCCTTCACCAAGATGAGTTTCGAGACGACTCTGGCTTTCCTGAAAGACGCCGTTCTTGATGGCGACTGGGACGATCTCAAAACACCCAGTGGTCGTATCGTCATGGGCCGCCTGGGCAAGATTGGCACGGGTGCCTTTGACGTCTTGACGGCTTTGCCTACGCATCACATGTCGTCCAACATCGAGTGA
- a CDS encoding pre-mRNA processing factor 3, giving the protein MDRQSDSLGLGPRHDPNSRVSKPESAADKMAALKARVAAAVGVSKAKGGLNVGLHPVLESLGQAKAPARPNDGKPSGSRLHSDSKFSTGLKAPDATGRGRDAPLSNPYFNDQQAAQPASGRQRQARSLNFHAKGKFIQQAAALRRQAALEEMKKRIAAQTRKAGIEDELELEKNLVVDPPPDIEWFDGGLVDGTSYDCIDDESKLKIKEDTIITEYVQHPVALEPPQEKNTPALKPMYLTPKEMAKTRRQRRMAELKEQQAKIRLGLVPAPPPKVKKSNMMRVYADSAVKDPTAVENLVNRQIAERQQNHLEANEERKLTKEEKHVKLATNQEKDAAKGIHILVFKIDSLANGRNRFRIQKNAEQHALTGICIMHPRMNLVIVEGGEHSIRKYKKLMLERINWTENAHSQEGKTQQQLREWLVAENESGDLKDMSHNECKLVFEGEEKTRAYRKWGSKVCESDAEARDALARAKMDNFWAVAKNM; this is encoded by the coding sequence ATGGATCGACAGTCAGACTCGTTAGGCCTTGGGCCTCGTCACGACCCCAACTCCCGGGTTTCGAAACCTGAATCGGCCGCCGATAAGATGGCTGCGCTCAAAGCCAGAGTCGCTGCAGCAGTCGGCGTCTCCAAGGCTAAAGGAGGACTTAACGTCGGATTACACCCAGTACTCGAGAGTCTCGGTCAGGCAAAGGCACCAGCTAGACCCAATGATGGAAAGCCATCCGGCAGTCGACTGCACTCTGACTCGAAGTTCTCGACTGGATTAAAAGCCCCAGATGCTACTGGGCGAGGCCGCGATGCGCCGCTATCCAACCCGTATTTCAACGACCAGCAGGCAGCACAGCCCGCAAGTGGAAGACAACGTCAGGCTCGGTCGCTAAATTTCCATGCCAAGGGCAAGTTCATCCAGCAAGCCGCGGCGCTGCGGCGACAAGCTGCCCTCGAGGAGATGAAGAAGAGAATCGCGGCGCAAACGAGGAAAGCCGGCATCGAAGATGAATTGGAGTTGGAGAAGAATCTTGTCGTCGACCCTCCTCCGGACATAGAATGGTTCGACGGTGGACTGGTCGACGGGACCTCTTACGACTGTATCGACGACGAATCCAAACTGAAGATCAAAGAAGATACCATCATCACGGAATATGTACAACACCCCGTCGCGTTGGAACCGCCGCAGGAGAAGAACACCCCAGCCCTGAAGCCGATGTACCTAACACCGAAAGAAATGGCCAAGACCAGGAGGCAGAGAAGGATGGCCGAACTCAAGGAGCAGCAAGCAAAGATCAGACTTGGACTAGTGCCAGCTCCACCCCCCAAAGTCAAGAAGAGCAACATGATGCGTGTTTACGCAGACTCTGCAGTGAAGGATCCTACGGCTGTGGAAAATCTCGTCAACAGGCAGATCGCTGAGCGCCAGCAGAATCACTTGGAGGCCAACGAAGAACGCAAGCTCACGAAGGAAGAGAAGCACGTCAAACTTGCTACGAACCAAGAAAAGGATGCTGCGAAAGGCATCCATATCTTGGTGTTCAAGATTGACAGTCTCGCCAACGGCCGGAATAGATTCAGGATCCAAAAGAATGCCGAACAGCATGCTCTCACGGGTATTTGCATCATGCACCCAAGGATGAACCTTGTCATTGTTGAAGGCGGCGAGCACAGCATACGCAAATACAAGAAGCTCATGCTTGAGCGGATTAACTGGACCGAAAATGCACATTCGCAAGAGGGGAAGACCCAACAACAGCTTCGCGAATGGCTGGTAGCGGAAAACGAGAGCGGCGATTTGAAGGACATGTCCCACAATGAGTGTAAGCTGGTGTTTGAAGGCGAAGAAAAGACGAGGGCCTACCGCAAGTGGGGAAGCAAGGTCTGCGAATCTGATGCCGAAGCCAGGGACGCGTTGGCCCGAGCCAAGATGGATAACTTTTGGGCTGTCGCGAAAAACATGTAA
- a CDS encoding histone H3, protein MSQLSQWPAPSRPGTVALREIRRYQKSTELLIRKLPFQRLVREIAQDFKSDLRFQSSAIGALQESVESYLVSLFEDTNLCAIHAKRVTIQSKDIQLARRLRGERN, encoded by the exons ATGAGCCAACTATCC CAATGGCCCGCACCAAGCAGA CCTGGTACCGTCGCTCTCCGTGAGATTCGTCGCTACCAGAAGTCCACCGAGCTTCTGATCCGCAAGCTCCCCTTCCAGCGTCTG GTTCGTGAGATCGCCCAGGACTTCAAGTCCGATCTTCGCTTCCAGTCCTCCGCCATTGGCGCTCTTCAGGAGTCCGTCGAGTCTTACCTCGTCTCCCTCTTCGAGGACACCAACCTGTGCGCCATCCACGCCAAGCGTGTCACCATCCAGTCCAAGGACATCCAGCTCGCCCGCCGCCTCCGCGGTGAGCGCAACTAA
- a CDS encoding histone H4.1 produces MTGRGKGGKGLGKGGAKRHRKILRDNIQGITKPAIRRLARRGGVKRISAMIYEETRGVLKSFLEGVIRDAVTYTEHAKRKTVTSLDVVYALKRQGRTLYGFGG; encoded by the exons ATGACTGGAC GCGGCAAGGGCGGCAAGGGCCTCGGCAAGGGCGGTGCCAAGCGTCACCGCAAGATTTTGCGTGACAACATTCAGGGTATCACCAAGCCTGCTATCCGTCGTCTCGCTCGTCGTGGTGGTGTCAAGCGTATTTCTGCCA TGATCTACGAGGAGACCCGTGGTGTCCTCAAGTCCTTCCTCGAGGGTGTCATTCGTGATGCTGTCACCTACACTGAGCACGCCAAGCGCAAGACTGTCACTTCTCTTGATGTTGTCTACGCGTTGAAGCGCCAAGGCCGCACCTTGTACGGTTTCGGTGGTTAA